Proteins found in one Lepisosteus oculatus isolate fLepOcu1 chromosome 22, fLepOcu1.hap2, whole genome shotgun sequence genomic segment:
- the acacb gene encoding acetyl-CoA carboxylase isoform X6: MILLLLCGLFILWLVCNTLKARTKPETEVKGQAEAQACEPRQEMETQPLTQSQPSGASGQAQTTAHSPASSCQTSPQMPSTSKEVVETSVASISVSSALGQSRTSEASDSHQALSLPLTEDFVSPGRSKDLLTGPAVLAPEHRAGHKGRDRLKFILGSSEDNSSDDEMMVCDRKEGQTLGTASLSSPMMSGSPLSFRSSSLPSVSSSSRMRPSMSGLHLMKKGRDHKRLDLHRDFTVASPAEFVTRFGGNRVIEKVLIANNGIAAVKCMRSIRRWSYEMFRNERAIRFVVMVTPEDLKANAEYIKMADHYVPVPGGPNNNNYANVELIVDIAKRIPVQAVWAGWGHASENPKLPELLQKNGISFLGPSSKAMWALGDKVASSIVAQSADIPILPWSGTGLRVQWAEEDQRLGHVISVSSELYSQGCVRDVDEGLASAAKIGYPVVIKASEGGGGKGIRKVDSAEDFPSFFRQVQAEVPGSPTFVMQLAEHARHLEVQILADQYGNAISLFGRDCSIQRRHQKIIEEAPATIAAPSVFEYMEQCAVRLAKMVGYVSAGTVEYLYSEDGSFHFLELNPRLQVEHPCTEMIADVNLPAAQLQIAMGIPLHRLKDIRVLYGETPWGDSPINFQAPSSPPSPRGHVIAARITSENPDEGFKPSSGTVQELNFRSNKNVWGYFSVGAAGGLHEFADSQFGHCFSWGENREEAISNMVVAMKELSIRGDFRTTVEYLIKLLETESFRNNDIDTGWLDHLIAEKVQAERPDTVLGVVCGSLHVADAGFRKSMSEFLHSLERGQVLPADSLLNAVGVDLIYEGVKYCLKVARQSPTTYVIIMNGSHIEVDVHRLSDGGLLLSYNGSSYTTYMKEEIEKYRITIGNKTCVFEKEKDPTILRSPSTGKLLQYLVEDGGHISAGSCYAEIEVMKMVMTLNVQESGCVRYVKRPGAVLESGCVVARLELDNPTSLHPVELNTASLLPQQPLPITGEKLHQIFHSVLENLVKVMDGYCLPEPYFSTKVKEWVGKLMKTLRDPSLPLLELQEIMTSVAGRIPVSVDKAIRKVMAQYASNITSVLCQFPSQRIANVLDSHAATLQRKADREVFFMNTQSIVQLVQRYRSGIRGYMKSVVLDLLRRYLQVEMQFQQDHYDKCVINLREHYKPDMTPVLECIFSHAQVSKKNILVTMLIDQLCGRDPTLADELMVILNELTQLSKTENSKVALRARQALIASHLPSYELRHNQVESIFLSAINMYGHQFCPENLKKLILSETSIFDVLPNFFYHSNRVVCMAALEVYVRRAYIAYELNSLQHHQLQDGTCAVDFQFMLPSSHPNRGSSPTLNRMSLPVSAGQFEMNRQGSDLFMEGGLSPPCQRMGAMVAFQCFEDFERNFDEVISCFADPVLESPLFTEARSTLYDEENGKSMRENPIHIINVSIRSADTEDHDALVAAFSSYAQSKKTIFFEYGIRRITFLVAQKREFPKFFTFRARDQFQEDRIYRNLEPALAFQLELNRMRNFDLTAIPCANHKMHLYLGAARVEQGAEVTDYRFFVRAIIRHSDLITKEASFEYLQNEGERLLLEAMDELEVAFSNTTVRTDCNHIFLNFVPTVIMDPSKIEESVRSMVMRYGSRLWKLRVLQAEVKINIRLTPTGKAIPIRLFLTNESGYYLDISLYKEVTDPHSSQIMFQSYGDKQGPLHGMLINTPYVTKDLLQSKRFQAQSLGTTYVYDFPEMFRQALFKLWGSEKDYPKDVLMCTELVLDPQGQLVQMNRLPGGNEVGMVAFRMKMKTPEYPEGRDIIVICNDITYMIGSFGPQEDLLFLRASELARAEGIPRIYISANSGARIGLAEEIRHMFQVAWIDPADPYKGFKYLYLTPQDYTRISSTNSVHCEHVEEGGESRYIITDIIGKEDGLGVENLRGSGTIAGESSLAYNEIVTISMVTCRAIGIGAYLVRLGQRVIQVENSHIILTGASALNKVLGREVYTSNNQLGGVQIMHNNGVTHTTVPDDFEGVFTILKWLSYMPKNKHSPVPVLPPTDSVEREIEFVPTKAPYDPRWLLVGRPHPTVKGSWQSGFFDHGSFMEVMSSWAQTVVVGRARLGGIPLGVIAVETRTVELAIPADPANPDSEAKLVQQAGQVWFPDSAFKTAQAIRDFSRERLPLMVFANWRGFSGGMKDMYDQVLKFGAYIVDSLREFHQPVLVYIPPHAELRGGSWVVIDPTINPLYMELYADKESRGGVLEAEGTVEIKFRRKDLVKTMRRIDPVYAGLAEQLGTPELSETLRKDLESRLRAREEFLLPIYHQVAVQFVDLHDTPGRMQEKGVITDILEWKNARVFFYWRLRRLLLEEVVKREILEANSELSDGHIQSMLRRWFVETEGAVKAYLWDNNKVVVEWLEKHLAEEDGTHSSIRENIKYLKRDFALKHIRSLVQANPEVAMDCIIHMTQNITPSQRAQISRLLATMDSTPSS; encoded by the exons ATGATTCTCCTACTCCTCTGTGGACTCTTCATATTATGGTTGGTTTGCAACACCTTGAAGGCCAGGACGAAGCCTGAGACTGAAGTGAAAGGGCAGGCAGAGGCTCAAGCCTGTGAACCCAGACAAGAGATGGagactcagcccttaacacagTCCCAACCCAGTGGTGCTTCAGGTCAAGCTCAGACCACAGCTCATTCTCCGGCCAGTAGCTGTCAGACATCGCCACAAATGCCTTCTACCTCAAAAGAAGTCGTGGAGACATCAGTTGCCAGCATTTCTGTCTCTTCAGCTCTGGGACAATCACGCACGTCAGAGGCTTCTGATTCGCACCAGGCCTTATCTCTACCTCTTACTGAGGACTTTGTGTCCCCCGGGCGGTCTAAGGATCTTctcactggccctgctgtgCTAGCGCCAGAACACAGGGCAGGCCACAAAGGCAGGGATCGTCTCAAGTTCATCCTTGGCTCCTCTGAAGACAACTCCTCAGACGATGAGATGATGGTCTGCGACCGGAAAGAGGGACAGACACTGGGTACAGCGTCCCTCAGCTCTCCCATGATGTCAGGATCCCCCTTGTCATTCCGATCTTCATCACTGCCATCAGTCTCCTCATCATCAAGGATGCG GCCCAGCATGTCCGGCCTGCACTTGATGAAAAAGGGCAGAGACCACAAGAGACTGGACCTTCACCGGGATTTCACAGTGGCCTCCCCTGCTGAGTTCGTCACTCGCTTCGGTGGCAACCGTGTTATCGAGAAG GTCCTGATTGCCAACAATGGCATTGCAGCTGTCAAGTGCATGCGCTCCATCCGGAGATGGTCGTACGAGATGTTCCGAAACGAGAGGGCGATCCGCTTTGTTGTCATGGTTACGCCTGAGGACCTCAAGGCCAACGCAG AGTATATCAAAATGGCAGACCATTATGTTCCAGTTCCTGGTGGACCCAACAATAACAACTATGCCAATGTAGAGCTGATTGTGGACATTGCCAAGAGAATCCCTGTGCAG GCTGTGTGGGCTGGTTGGGGTCATGCTTCTGAAAATCCCAAACTCCCAGAGCTGCTGCAGAAAAATGGAATAAGCTTTTTAG GTCCTTCCAGCAAGGCCATGTGGGCATTAGGAGACAAGGTGGCTTCTTCCATAGTGGCCCAGAGTGCAGACATTCCCATTCTGCCTTGGAGTGGAACAG GACTGAGAGTGCAGTGGGCAGAAGAAGACCAGCGGCTAGGCCATGTGATCAGCGTGTCCTCGGAGCTCTACTCGCAGGGCTGTGTCCGGGATGTAGATGAAGGACTAGCG AGTGCAGCAAAAATAGGTTATCCTGTGGTCATCAAAGCTtcggaaggaggaggaggaaagggCATCAGGAAGGTGGACAGTGCAGAGGACTTTCCCAGCTTTTTCAGGCAG GTGCAAGCAGAGGTTCCTGGCTCTCCCACTTTTGTGATGCAGTTAGCAGAGCACGCTCGGCACCTGGAGGTTCAGATCCTGGCGGATCAGTACGGCAACGCCATTTCCCTTTTTGGGCGTGACTGCTCAATCCAGAGGAGGCATCAGAAGATTATTGAGGAGGCCCCAGCGACCATAGCAGCTCCGTCAGTCTTTGAGTACATGGAACAG TGTGCTGTGCGGTTGGCTAAGATGGTGGGCTATGTGAGTGCTGGGACAGTGGAGTACCTCTACTCTGAAGATGGCAGCTTCCATTTTCTGGAGCTCAACCCTCGTCTGCAAGTGGAACATCCCTGCACTGAAATGATAGCAGATGTCAACTTGCCTGCAGCTCAGCTCCAG ATTGCAATGGGAATCCCCCTCCACAGGCTCAAGGATATTAGAGTTCTGTACGGGGAAACACCCTGGGGAGACTCGCCCATCAATTTTCAGGCTCCTTCCAGTCCTCCCAGCCCCCGGGGTCATGTCATTGCTGCCCGAATCACCAGCGAAAACCCTGATGAG GGTTTCAAGCCAAGCTCGGGGACGGTCCAGGAGCTGAATTTTCGCAGCAATAAGAATGTTTGGGGATATTTCAGTGTGGGGGCAGCAGGAGGTCTGCATGAATTTGCCGATTCTCAGTTTGGCCACTGCTTCTCCTGGGGAGAGAACCGAGAGGAAGCCATTTC GAATATGGTAGTGGCTATGAAGGAGCTGTCCATCCGTGGGGATTTCAGAACCACAGTGGAATATCTGATCAAGCTCCTGGAGACTGAGAGCTTCAGGAACAATGACATTGACACAGGGTGGCTTGATCATCTCATTGCAGAGAAGGTGCAG GCGGAGAGGCCAGACACTGTGCTGGGTGTTGTGTGTGGGTCACTGCATGTGGCAGATGCTGGTTTCAGGAAGAGTATGTCTGAGTTCCTGCACTCACTTGAGAG GGGCCAGGTCTTGCCTGCAGACAGCCTGCTTAACGCAGTAGGTGTGGATTTGATCTATGAAGGAGTGAAGTATTGTCTCAAG GTGGCACGCCAGTCCCCAACTACATATGTGATCATCATGAATGGCTCCCATATTGAGGTTGATGTTCACAGACTGAGTGATGGAGGGCTCCTGCTTTCCTATAATGGCAGCAGCTACACCACATACATGAAAGAAGAGATTGAAAA gtACCGAATCACAATTGGCAATAAAACCTGTGTGTTTGAAAAGGAGAAGGATCCCACAATTCTAAGATCACCTTCTACTGGTAAACTGCTACAGTACTTGGTTGAGGATGGGGGCCATATCTCTGCTGGCAGCTGCTATGCAGAAATTGAG gtgatgaagatggtgatgactCTCAACGTGCAGGAGTCGGGCTGTGTCCGCTATGTGAAGAGGCCAGGGGCCGTGCTGGAGTCCGGCTGTGTAGTCGCTCGCCTGGAGCTGGATAATCCCACCAGCCTCCACCCG GTTGAGCTAAATACAGCATCCCTGCTGCCACAGCAGCCCCTGCCCATCACTGGAGAGAAGCTCCACCAGATCTTTCACAGTGTGCTGGAGAACCTGGTGAAGGTCATGGATGGGTACTGCCTCCCAGAGCCTTATTTCAGTACCAAG GTCAAGGAGTGGGTTGGGAAGCTAATGAAGACCCTGCGAGATCCCTCACTGCCTCTTCTGGAGCTGCAGGAGATCATGACCAGTGTCGCTGGCCGGATTCCTGTCTCCGTGGATAAAGCCATCCGTAAAGTCATGGCCCAGTATGCCAGCAATATCACCTCAGTTCTCTGCCAGTTCCCCAGCCAGCGG ATAGCCAATGTCCTGGACAGCCATGCAGCCACACTACAGAGAAAGGCTGATCGAGAGGTCTTCTTCATGAATACACAGAGTATTGTGCAGCTAGTGCAGAG ATATCGTAGTGGCATTCGGGGTTACATGAAATCTGTAGTGTTGGACCTGCTACGGAGGTACCTGCAGGTGGAGATGCAGTTTCAGCAAG ATCACTACGACAAATGTGTGATCAATCTGAGGGAGCATTACAAGCCTGACATGACTCCTGTGCTTGAGTGCATCTTCTCTCATGCTCAAGTCTCCAAGAAGAACATCCTTGTAACTATGCTGATT GATCAGCTGTGTGGAAGGGACCCCACTCTAGCCGATGAGCTGATGGTCATTCTGAATGAGCTCACGCAGCTCAGCAAAACTGAGAACTCCAAGGTCGCCCTGCGAGCCAGACAG GCTTTGATAGCATCCCACCTGCCATCCTATGAGCTGAGACACAACCAAGTGGAATCCATATTTCTGTCAGCCATCAATATGTATGGACACCAGTTCTGCCCAGAAAACCTCAAG AAACTTATCCTGTCTGAAACCTCCATTTTTGATGTTCTGCCCAACTTCTTTTACCATTCAAACCGGGTGGTGTGCATGGCAGCCTTGGAG GTTTATGTGCGGAGGGCTTACATTGCGTACGAGCTGAACAGCCTTCAGCATCACCAGCTGCAGGACGGGACCTGTGCAGTTGACTTCCAGTTCATGCTGCCTTCATCTCATCCCAACAG AGGAAGCAGCCCTACTCTGAACAG GATGTCTCTCCCTGTGAGCGCTGGCCAGTTCGAGATGAACCGGCAGGGTAGTGACCTCTTCATGGAAGGGGGTCTTTCTCCACCATGCCAGAGAATGGGGGCAATGGTTGCCTTCCAGTGCTTTGAAGACTTTGAGAG GAACTTTGACGAGGTGATCTCATGCTTCGCTGACCCGGTGCTGGAGAGCCCTCTGTTTACAGAGGCACGGTCTACCCTCTATGACGAAGAGAACGGCAAG AGTATGAGGGAAAACCCAATCCATATCATCAACGTTTCTATCAGGTCCGCAGATACAGAGGACCATGATGCCTTGGTTGCAGCCTTCAGCTCTTATGCCCAGTCCAAG aaaaccaTCTTCTTTGAATATGGAATAAGAAGAATCACATTTTTAGTTGCACAGAAG AGAGAATTCCCCAAGTTCTTCACCTTCAGGGCAAGAGATCAG TTCCAAGAAGACCGTATTTACCGCAACCTGGAGCCTGCCCTGGCATTCCAGCTGGAGCTGAACCGCATGAGGAATTTTGACCTGACTGCCATTCCTTGTGCCAACCACAAGATGCACCTCTACCTGGGGGCTGCCCGTGTGGAACAGGGGGCAGAGGTCACAGACTACCGCTTCTTTGTGCGGGCTATTATAAGGCATTCTGATCTCATCACCAAG GAGGCATCTTTTGAGTACCTGCAGAATGAGGGGGAGCGCCTGCTGCTGGAGGCCATGGACGAGCTGGAGGTGGCCTTCAGCAACACCACAGTGCGCACCGACTGCAACCACATCTTCCTGAACTTTGTCCCCACCGTCATCATGGACCCCTCGAAG ATTGAAGAGTCTGTCCGCAGCATGGTGATGCGCTATGGCAGCCGGTTGTGGAAGCTGCGCGTGCTGCAAGCGGAGGTGAAGATCAACATCAGATTGACGCCCACTGGCAAGGCCATCCCCATCCGGCTCTTCCTCACCAACGAGTCGGGCTACTACCTGGACATCAGCCTGTATAAGGAAGTCACGGACCCTCACAGCAGCCAG ATCATGTTCCAGTCCTATGGGGATAAGCAGGGTCCTCTTCATGGCATGCTTATCAACACTCCATATGTCACTAAGGATCTACTGCAGTCCAAGCGGTTCCAAGCGCAGTCTTTGGGAACCACCTATGTCTACGACTTTCCAGAAATGTTCCGACAG gcTCTATTTAAGCTCTGGGGCTCAGAGAAGGATTATCCAAAAGATGTGCTGATGTGTACAGAGCTTGTGCTGGACCCTCAGGGGCAGCTGGTACAGATGAACAGGCTTCCTGGAGGAAATGAG GTGGGGATGGTGGCTTTCCGAATGAAGATGAAGACCCCGGAGTACCCTGAGGGGCGTGACATCATCGTGATCTGCAATGACATCACCTACATGATTGGGTCATTCGGCCCACAGGAAGATCTGCTCTTCTTGCGTGCCTCTGAGCTTGCCCGGGCTGAGGGCATCCCGCGCATCTACATTTCTGCCAACAGCGGGGCGCGCATTGGGCTGGCTGAGGAGATCAGGCACATGTTTCAGGTGGCCTGGATTGACCCCGCTGACCCCTACAAG GGTTTTAAATACCTTTACTTGACTCCCCAAGACTACACCAGAATCAGCTCCACCAACTCAGTGCACTGtgaacatgtggaagaaggtggaGAATCGAG GTACATTATAACCGACATCATCGGGAAGGAGGACGGCCTGGGGGTGGAGAACCTCCGGGGCTCGGGGACCATTGCGGGGGAGTCTTCCTTAGCCTATAATGAGATCGTCACCATCAGCATG GTGACATGCCGTGCCATTGGGATTGGGGCCTACCTGGTCAGGTTGGGCCAGCGGGTCATCCAAGTGGAGAACTCCCACATCATCCTCACAGGAGCCAGCGCCCTTAACAAG GTGCTTGGCCGTGAGGTTTATACCTCGAACAACCAGCTCGGGGGAGTGCAGATCATGCACAACAATGGAGTCACACACACCACAGTTCCAGATGACTTTGAGGGAGTCTTCACAATCCTGAAGTGGCTCTCCTATATGCCAAAG AATAAGCACAGTCCTGTGCCAGTCCTGCCACCCACCGATTCTGTGGAGAGAGAGATTGAGTTTGTCCCTACCAAAGCCCCTTATGACCCACGCTGGCTGCTGGTTGGGAGACCACATCCAA CTGTAAAAGGAAGTTGGCAGAGCGGCTTCTTTGATCATGGATCCTTCATGGAGGTGATGAGCTCCTGGGCACAGACTGTAGTGGTGGGCCGAGCCAG GTTAGGAGGGATTCCTCTGGGAGTGATTGCAGTGGAGACCAGGACTGTGGAACTTGCTATACCTGCAGATCCTGCAAATCCAGACTCGGAAGCCAAG CTGGTGCAGCAGGCTGGCCAGGTGTGGTTCCCGGACTCTGCCTTTAAAACAGCCCAGGCCATCCGTGACTTCAGCCGCGAGCGTTTGCCTCTCATGGTCTTCGCCAACTGGAGAGGCTTCTCTGGAGGAATGAAGG acATGTACGACCAGGTGCTGAAGTTCGGCGCGTACATCGTGGACAGCCTGCGGGAGTTTCACCAGCCCGTCCTGGTCTATATCCCTCCTCACGCTGAGCTGAGGGGTGGGTCCTGGGTTGTGATCGATCCCACCATCAACCCCCTCTACATGGAACTCTATGCAGACAAGGAGAGCAG GGGTGGAGTGTTGGAGGCTGAAGGCACCGTGGAGATCAAATTCCGCAGGAAGGATCTGGTGAAAACCATGCGCAGGATTGACCCGGTGTATGCTGGTCTTGCAGAGCAGCTAG GAACACCAGAGCTGTCAGAGACGCTGAGGAAGGACCTGGAGAGCAGACTGAGGGCGCGAGAAGAATTCCTGCTGCCCATCTACCACCAGGTGGCAGTGCAGTTTGTGGACCTACACGACACCCCAGGGAGGATGCAGGAGAAAGGCGTCATCACA GACATATTGGAGTGGAAGAACGCGAGGGTTTTCTTCTACTGGCGTCTTCGGCGCctcctgctggaggaggtggtGAAGAGAGAGATCCTTGAAGCCAACAGTGAGCTGAGTGATGGACACATCCAGTCCATGCTGAGGCGCTGGTTTGTGGAGACGGAAGGGGCTGTGAAG GCCTACCTGTGGGACAATAAcaaggtggtggtggagtggcTGGAGAAGCACCTGGCCGAGGAGGACGGCACTCACTCCTCCATCAGGGAGAACATCAAATACCTCAAGAGGGACTTTGCGCTGAAGCACATCCGCAG ctTGGTGCAGGCAAATCCAGAGGTGGCGATGGACTGCATCATCCACATGACCCAGAACATCACTCCTTCCCAGAGAGCTCAGATCTCGCGGCTGCTGGCCACCATGGACAGCACACCCTCCAGCTGA